A genomic stretch from Arachis stenosperma cultivar V10309 chromosome 3, arast.V10309.gnm1.PFL2, whole genome shotgun sequence includes:
- the LOC130966243 gene encoding uncharacterized protein LOC130966243, which produces MEERRRGCSVATEAPSPLLGLVAIAVLPPSGCCAATEELKGMSRHRRALSPSCCVVAYLFFTVAAHHQRRILCHQFESGYGFDSDDELQRLIKIEKLPPSCRRFIRVTVPEETWQIVLWWWRNYGGRHWILLLLKGVQFHSLMWRNKNLLCQGGQGQEQEQLRQLTSVKGSSNTDTCFHGPRHWSISGSISSAKLITFKQMMMLMMMSFIKAYFSEFIRFYDFVFFMCRENGQKNISVSSNCLEISSCWE; this is translated from the exons ATGGAGGAGAGAAGAAGGGGGTGCTCCGTCGCCACTGAAGCTCCATCGCCGTTGCTAGGGCTTGTTGCCATCGCCGTTCTGCCACCGTCGGGCTGCTGTGCTGCCACCGAGGAGCTCAAAGGGATGTCTCGCCACCGTCGTGCTTTGTCGCCAAGTTGTTGCGTTGTCGCTTATCTCTTCTTCACCGTCGCCGCTCATCACCAGCGTCGTATCCTCTGTCACCAG TTCGAAAGTGGGTATGGTTTTGATAGTGATGATGAACTGCAACGGCTAATTAAGATAGAGAAG CTGCCACCAAGCTGCAGAAGGTTTATAAGAGTTACCGTACCAGAAGAAACTTGGCAGATTGTGCTGTGGTGGTGGAGGAACTATG GTGGAAGGCATTGGATTTTGCTGCTCTTAAAAGGAGTTCAGTTTCATTCTTTGATGTGGAGAAACAAGAATCTGTTGTGTCAAGGTGGGCAAGGGCAAGAACAAGAGCAGCTAAG gCAGCTAACCTCCGTGAAAGGTTCGAGCAACACAGACACGTG CTTTCATGGCCCAAGACATTGGTCAATAAGTGGTTCAATATCAAGTGCAAAACTGATAACTTTCAAGCagatgatgatgttgatgatgatgTCCTTTATCAAG GCCTACTTTTCAGAATTCATTCGGTTCTAtgattttgttttcttcatgtgtcGCGAGAATGGTCAAAAGAATATTT CTGTAAGCAGTAACTGCTTGGAAATTAGTTCTTGCTGGGAATGA